In Candidatus Hydrogenedentota bacterium, the DNA window TAAAGGCGGCTCAAGACGAACAAAAGTAACTCGAGAACTCGGTACTCTCAAGAACTGCGCTGCTGTGCGAGAATCTGGTTCTCCATCTGCTTTTCGAGGCGCTTCTCCTCCGTCGTCTCCATCAGTCCGCAGGCCATCCAGCGCGCCTCGCCGCCGGGGGTGAGCACGGGCATCAGCACCAGCCGGAACCAGCGTGTGCTCCCCGGCTCCTCCAGGCGCACCTCGTCGGTGTACGGCTGGCGCGTCATGAAGACCTGGTGGCAGGCGCACTCGCCCGCGCCGCCGCGCCGCCGGTGAAAATGGCAGCAGTAGGGGAGGCCTTCGGGGTTGTCGGGAAACCGGACCACCTCGGCCATGCCCGTGCGGTGCAGCACCCGCCTGCCCGCGTCGAATATCTCGATGGGCATGGGGATGATGTCCACGATGCGGCCCAGGATGTGCCGGAACAGGTCCTCGTCCGTCATCCGGCCCGCATCGGTCTCCTCCAGCCGCAGGGCCAGGCCGTCGCGCCGCCCTTCCATGTCGAAAGTGGACTGCACCACAAAGACCCATTCGGGCCCCGGCCTGCCCCCGGTGAGGAGCCGTCCCTTGAAGCGCTGCTGCTGGAGCATTACGCGGCGCTGCCGCAGGATGCGGCGCAGTTCATGGGCGCTCTCCCCGTCGCACATCTCCACAAAGTCGCAGCCCTTCAGGTGTTCCGTGGAAATCCCGATGCATCCCGCCAGCTCCGCGTTGCCCGACAGCACAAACCCCTTCGCGTCCAGCAGGCCGAAGGGCCTTCCCACCGCGTCAATCAGGGCGCGCAGCCGCCGTTCGCCCGCCGCCACCGCCTCCTCCTGCCGCTCGGACATGTGCTGGGCTATCTGGGCCGCATGCAGGTCATACACGGAGGCAAGGAGCCGGAACAGCCGCAGGTCGTCCAGCCCCGCCACTTTTCCCCTGGAAAAGTCGTACACCAGGTCCCGGAAACGGCTCACCTGGCCCAGCACAGCCTCCATGTCGCCGCCGAACATTCGGATGCCCTCGGCGACAAAAGACGCCAGTTCCCCCGCGCCGTGGTGCTGTCCCCGCAGCAGGTTAAACTGCCAGCGGGCCCAGATTTCGATCATCGGCCGGGCCTCTTCCCGGTGATGGGTCGGCAGGGTGCCCATGAACAGGTCCGCCAGCGCCTCGAAACGGGGCTCCAGATAATCGGCCAGCAGCAAACCGTCGGCTATGTTCATTCAGCGCAAGTCCTTGCAACACATGGGCGAATCCAGTCTCCGGCCCCCGCTTTTTCCGGAGCGCCTCACGGCGATAATCAGTATCCGCGCCTATTTTGCCATTCCGGCGTGGGAAAGACAACTGGCGGGAGCCGCCGCATTCGGACGCGGCGGGAATAGGGGCACCCTGTCCCGTTGTCGAATACGCAGAGGATGCCGAGCATGTTCAAAAAACTTTGGGTGCCAATCGCGGTCGCGGCCCTGTTTTCGGCCCATTGCGGCCGCACCGAGGGTCCGGCCATGAATCCACTTACCCCGGAAGAGGAATACGTGATTGTCCACAAGGGGACCGAACGCCCCTTTTCCGGGAAATTCGAGAAGCACAAGGAAAAGGGCACCTACACGTGCCGGCGCTGCAACGCGCCGCTTTACCGCTCGGAGAGCAAGTTCGACTCCGGGTGCGGCTGGCCCAGTTTTGACGATGAGATTCCCGGCGCGGTGCTGCGCCTGCCCGACCGGGACGGCATGCGCACGGAGATTGTCTGCGCGAAATGCGGCGGACACCTGGGCCATGTCTTTCTGGGCGAGCGGCTTACCCCGAAAAACACCCGGCACTGCGTGAACTCGGTCTCGATGGGCTTTGTCCCGGACCCGTCCCCCGCCGCGGCGGTCCAACCGGGCGCCGTCCAGCCCGCCACGGAGCGGGCCGTCTTTGCGGGGGGCTGCTTCTGGGGCGTGGAGTACCATTTCCGGCGGGTGAAGGGTGTGCTGTCCACGCGGGTGGGCTACACCGGGGGGACCACGAAGAACCCGACCTATGAGCAGGTTTGCCGGGGCGGCACGGGCCACGCCGAGGCGATGGAGGTGGTCTTTGACCCCTCCCAAACCGACTATGAGACCCTGGCCCGGCTGTTCTTCGAAACCCATGACCCCACCCAACTGAACCGTCAGGGCCCGGACATCGGCGACCAGTACCGGTCGGCGGTCTATTACGCCAGTGAGGCGCAGAAGGCCGTGGCGGAGAAACTGATTGGGCTGCTGCGCGCAAAAGGGTTGAACGTGGTCACGGAGCTGCGCCCGGCGGACACTTTCTGGCCCGCCGAGGACTACCACCAGCAGTACTACGACAAGAAGGGCGCCCAGCCCTACTGCCACATTTACACCAGGCGGTTCTGAGAGGCGCGCTCAGTTCCCCGCGCGGCCCCGGCCGCCGTGCCCCGTGCCGGGCACACGGCCTATCGAGCGGATGCGGCCCTTCATGCAGGCGTGGCATTCGCGGCCCGTCTCGCTGAGGCAGGCCTTGGCGGGGTAAATTTCGTACAGGCGCCGGTATTCCGGCGGGGTCAGGTTGGGCATCACCACATTCGCGCCCCGTTGCAGTCCCAGTTCGCGCCCCCGCGCCAGATTCAGCGTGGCCAGGGCGGTGGTGCTGGGGATGTTGGACTCGGGGCAGAGCAGCCGGGTGAGCGCGACGGCCCGGTAGGTCACGGCCTCGCTGTTGGGGACCTGCTCCCCGGCGGGGGCGGGCATCGGCAGCACCGCCGCCGCGCCGTCCACGGGCAGGTTGCGCGCCAGGGGGGTTGCGGGATGGGACAGATACGGCCCGATGCCGATCATGTCCATGTCCATGCCCCGGAACGTGTCCAGGTCCCTGGCGAGCATGGCCCAAGTCTGGCCGGGAATGCCGACCATGACCCCGCTGCCGATCTCATAGCCCAGTTCGCGCAGCCGCCGCAGCATGGCGATGCGGTCGGAGAGGGCGCGGCCGGGTCCGGGGGGGTGAATCATGGTGTACAGGCGCGCGTCCGAGGTCTCGAAGCGGAGCAGGTACCGGTCGGCGCCGGCCTCGCGCCACGCGACGAGGTCCCCGTCGGGCCGCTCGCCCAGGCTCAGCGTCACCGCCTGGCCCGTCTCGGCCTTCACCGCCCGAATCACATCCGTGAGCCAGTCCCGCGTGATGCCGTAGTCCTCCCCCGCCTGCATCACCACCGTGCCGTAGCCGAACTCGCGGGACTCGCGGGCGCAGGCGAGGATTTCATCGCGGCTCATGCGGTACCGTTCGAGTCCCGTGTTCGCCGCGCGCAGCCCGCAGTAGCCGCACATGCGGCAGCAGTGGTTGGAGATTTCGATCAGCCCGCGCAGATGGACCGCCTCGCCCACATGGCTGAGGCGCGCGGCGTCCGCCGCCGCCCAGAGCCCCTCCAGCCTTGCGGGGTCCTCCTCGCGCAGCCACTGTTCGATTTCGGGAAGGGTCAGGCTGTCAAAAGGCATGGCGTTTTATCCGTTCTTGGTTCCCGCCGCCGCCGCCCGGTACGCGTCGAGGGCGGCGGGGAAGGGCGCGAGGGCGCGCTCGAAAATGCCCAGGCTGTAGGCGATGGCCAGGCCGTAATTGGTGACCGGCACCCCGGCCTGGCGGCAGCGCAGGATGCGCCCGAGCATGGCGCGGCGGTTGGTGGTGCAGGCGCCGCAGTGGACCACCAGGGCGTAGTCCGACAGGTTCGCCGGGAAGTCGTGGCCCTGCACGTGGTCTATCTCCAGCTTTCCGCCCACATACTGCGTGAGCCAGCGGGGAATCTTCACCCGGCCGATGTCGTCCGCGATGGGGTGGTGGCTGCACGACTCGGCGATGAGAATCTTGTCGCCGGGCTTCAGGCCGCCGATGGCCGCCGCGCCGACGGACTGGGTGACCAGGTCGCCCCGGTAGCGCGCGAAGAGGATGGAGAAACTGGTCATGGGTACGTCGGGCGGAGTGTCCGCCGCCACCTTCAGAAAGGCCTGCGAGTCCGTGATGACCAGTTTCGGTGGGCGTTTCAGCCGGTCCAGGGCGTCGCGCAGCTCGCGCTCCTTCACCACGAGGCAGCAGGCGTCGCCGTCGAGCAGGTCGCGGATGGACTGCACCTGCGGGAGGATAAGCCGCCCCTTGGGCGCCTCCTTGTCAATCGGCACGACCAGCACGGCCATCTCGCCGGGGCCGACCAGGTCGGCGACAATGGCCGGGGTCTCGATGAAGTCCGCCGGGGCGCCGTCCAGCAGCGCCTGGCGGAAATCCAGGATGCCCGCGCCCGTGCTGGCCGCGGTGCGCACCACCCGCACGCCGCGCGCGGTCAGCGCGTCGGCCAGGGCCGCCTCCGGCGGGGCAATGTCCGTCTTGTTGAAGACCGCCACGGCGGGCAGGCCGCGCCGGACCAGTTCGCCCAGCAGCTCCTCCTCGAAGTCGCCCCATTCGCCCGCGGCGGCGACAATCACGCCGAGGTCCGTCCGGTCGAGGACGGCGCGGGTCTTCTCCACGCGCAGCGCGCCCAGGGCGCCGAGGTCGTCTATGCCCGCCGTGTCAATGAAGAGCACCGGGCCGAGCGGGAGCAGCTCCATGGGCTTTTCCACGGGGTCCGTGGTGGTGCCCGCATGCTCGGAGACGATCGAGACTTGCTGCCGGGTGATCGCGTTCAGCAGGCTCGATTTGCCCGCGTTGCGCCGGCCGAAAATGCCGATGTGCAGCCGCATGGACTTAGGCGCGCTCTGCATGCTCGTCTCCATGGCCGCCGCTGAAACGGAACCCGTCGGGCATGCCCAGCCGGCACACCGCCTCGGGGGTCAGCAGCGCGTCAAAGGCCTCCGGGGTCATCAGCCCCTTTTTCAACACCAGATCGCGGACCCTTTGGCCCGTGGCGGCGGCCTCTTTCGCGATGGCCGAGGCGGCCTCGTAGCCCAGCACGGGGACCAGCGCCGTGGCGGCGGCGGACGCCGTGTCCACATGGGCGCGGCAGCGGGCCTCGTCCGCCTCCATGCCCTCCACGCAGCGGGCGCGCAGCAGGGTGCAGGCCCGGGCCAGCAGGTCCAGGCTGTCCAGCAGGCAGTCCGCGATGAGCGGCAGAAAGGGGTTCAGCTCCAGGCTGCCCTGCGACGCCGCGAGGGCGATGACCTGGTCGTGGCCCATGACCCGCATGGCCGCCTGGCTCACCGCCTCCGGGATGACGGGGTTCACCTTTCCCGGCATGATGGACGAGCCCGCCTGCATCCGGGGCAGGCGCAGTTCGCCGAAACCCGCGTCGGGCCCCGACGAGAGCAGGCGCAGGTCGCCGCAGGTTTTCAGCAGGCTCACGGCGCAGGCCTTCAGGATGCCCGAGACCTCGGCGAAGACGTCCGCGTTCTGCGTGGCCTCGACCAGGTTCTCCGCGCGGGCGAAGCCGATGCCCGTGATTTCGCGCAGCGCCTCCACGGCGCGGAAGATGAACTGCCGGGGCGCGGCGTGGCCCGTGCCTATGGCGGTGCCGCCGAGGTTGACCACGCGCAGGCGCTCCTCGCACTTGTAGACCCGCCAGCGGTCGCGGGCGAAGGCCTCGGCGTATGCGCCCATCCCGCGGCCCAGGGTCACCGGCACCGCGTCCTGGCATTCGGTGCGCCCCAGCTTCACCACATGGGCGAAAGCCTGCTCCTTCGCCTGGAACGCCTCCTGCAGCGCCACCAGCGCGGCCTCCAGCGTCCGCAGCCCCCGGATGGCCGCAAGCCGCAGCGCCGTGGGATAGGTGTCGTTGGTGGACTGGTGCAGGTTCACGTCGTCCAGGGGGGAGACCGTGCCGTAACTGCCGAAGGGCTCTCCGAGAATTTCCAGCGCCCGGTTGGCGAGCACCTCGTTCACGTTCAGGTTGGCGCTGGTGCCCGCGCCCCCCTGCAGCGCGTCCGTCACGTTCCATTCGTCCAGCAGGCCCGACGCCATTTCGCCGCAGGCCCGGCAGAGCGCCTCCGCCTTTGCGGGGTTCTCCGCCCAGCAGCCCAACTCCCGGTTGGTCTGGGCGCAGGCCAGCTTCACCGAGCCGTATGCGCGGAACAATTCGGGGTGCATGGGCCGCCCCGCCAGGGGGAAATTCTCCCGCGCGCGCAGGGTGTGGACACCGTACAGCGCCTCTGCGGGCACGTCGCGCGCGCCCAGCAGGTCGGCCTCGCGCCGGGAGGGGTGCGTTTCGGTGTGTGTCGGGATTTCAGGCATTCACAATGTCCGGAGTTGATGGGTGGCTCTGGGGTTATCCCGGGTTTCATGGACACTATGGACAAAAATGGACGCAATGGACATCAACCATTATGGCATGTTGCCGGGCAAACGCACCAAAAACGCCCACCCCGTCCGCGCCTGTCTGTTCCGTGCCACCCCGTCCGTGCTCGTCAGTGTCTGTCCGTGTCCCCAAAATGCGTTTCACCGCGCAGTTGGAAAGTGCGCGCTCCGCGCGGGTAGGATTAACGCCACAGAGAACAGACGCACACCCCCACAACAGGAGAGCAGCGCGCATGAAAGCAGTCATCATGGCGGCGGGGAAGTCCACCCGCACCTATCCGCTTACCCTGACCCGTCCGAAGCCCCTGCTGCCGGTGATGGGGAAGCCGGTCTTTGCCCGGCAACTTGAGTCGCTTGCCGGGCTGGTGGACGGCATCGTCGCCGTGGTGGGCTACCGTAGCGACATGATCCGGGGCGCTTTCGGTTCCGAGTTCATGGGGCTGCCCATCTCCTACGTGGAGCAGACCGAGCAGCGGGGCACGGGCCACGCGGTGCTCCAGTGCGCCGGGCTGCTGGACGGGCCCTTTCTGGTGATGAACGGGGACGACCTGTACGACGCTTCGGACCTGGCGCGGCTGGCGTCGCGGGAGAACGCCGCGCTCGCCATGGAGGTGCCCGACCCGCGCCTTTACGGCATTTACGAGACGGACGAGGCGGACCGGGTGGTGCGGCTCGTGGAAAAGCCCAGGGAGGTCTTTTCCAATCTGGCCAACATCGGCGCCTACTCGCTCACCCCGGAGGTTTTCGGGGTGCTCCGGGACACGGCCCCGTCCGAGCGCGGGGAAATCGAGCTCACCTCGGCGGTGCAGACCCTGGCCGGGCGCGGCGCGTTCCATGTGGTCCGGGCGCGGGGCTACTGGCTTCCCATCGGCTACCCCTGGCATTTGCTGGACGCCGCCCGGTGGTTTTTGGACCGGTGCCTGGAGTCCATCGTCGAGGGGGAGGCCAGCGACCGCGCCACCGTCACCGGCCCCGTGTACATCGGCCCCGGCACGGTGGTGCGTCCGGGCGCGGTGATAGACGGGCCCGCGTGGATTGGCCGCGACTGCCGCATCGGCCCGAACTGCTGGATCAGGCCCTACAGCATTCTCTGCGACGGCGCGGTCGTCGGCCAGGGCAGCGAAATCAAGGCCTCCATCCTGATGGAGGGCGCCGCCGCCCCCCACAAAAATTACGTCGGCGACAGCATTCTCGGCGCGCACTGCAATCTCGGCTGCGGCACCGTCACGGCCAATCTCCGGCATGACCTGGGAAATGTGCGGTCCATGGTGGGCGGAAAACTGGTGGACACGGGCCGCCAGAAACTCGGCGCCATTGTCGGCGACAACGCCCACACCGGCGTCAACACCTCCATACTGCCGGGCAGGAAACTGTGGCCCGGCACCACCACGCGCCCCGGCGCGGTGGTGGACCGCGACATCACGGAGTAGCGCGGCGCCGCCTGCGCAGTTCCCGCAGCGCCCACGCGCCGCACAGCAGCAGGGCGGCGGCGGAGACGGCGAGGCCGAACCGCAGGCTCTTCGGGCGGTACTCGAAGACGACCCCGCTTTTCCCCGCCGGCACTTTGACCGCCCGGAAACAGTGGTACGCGGGGATGACCTCGGCCCGTTCGCCGTTCACCCGCGCCTCCCAGCCGGGGAAATACGCGTCCGCCAGCACCAGCATGGCCTCCGCGCGCGCGTCGGCCTCCAGCCGGACATGGTTGCACCCATAGTCCGTGACCGTCACGGTCCCCGGAATCTCCGGGAACGGCGCGGGCGCGCCCCCCGCCGGGGCCCATTCGAGAATGACCGTGTCCGCGGGGTTGAACGAGGGGTCCTTCAGGCGTTCAAAGGCGGCCTCTGCCGGGGGGATGACCTCGACCGCCCCGACCAGGCGGGCATGGGGCAGGGCGCGCGGGTTGCGCATCACGTCAATGTTGCCGATCCGGGCCTCCCGCTCCAGCCGGGCAAAGGCCTGTTCCGGGATGATGGGCGGGTAGCGGTGGTTGTGAAGATAATACTGCGTCGCCACTGCAGGCTCGAAGACATTCCAAATCTCCGTCCTCAACGCACGGGTCACCCGCCAGTACCGTCCCGGATACAGGCCATCGTAACCAAGTGCGTCCTGTATGTCATAAATGTTAAACATGCCCGACGGGATGCAGCCCTCGTTGACTCCCACCCGGCAGGGAAGCCCCTTTGCCTGGAGGTACCCGGTCAGTTCCGTGCGGGGGAAGAAATCCTCCCGCCGCGCCGTTGGGTTCATGCCCCACTGCCCCCACAGCATCCCGGCAAGTGTCGCCAGCACAATCAGCACGGGAGCTGTCCGGCCTGGGTTGTGCCGGCATTGCAGTGCCAGCACGGCGTGAGCCGCCGCGAGCAGTCCCAGGGATATGAACATTTGCCGGACCACAAAATCGGCATGGCCCTGGGCCTGCAGCACTCGCTGGTTGAAAAGGTACAGGCCCGCAGTCAAACCCGCGCCCACCAGCACCAACGGTGCCATCGCCAGAAAGTCCCGCCAGTCACGCCGCCCCTCCGTCCACCGGGCAAATCCATACGCGCCCGCCAAACTAAGGGCGAAGAGGGGAAAAGCCGCGTAATAGGCGCGTATGGTCGAACTAAAAAAGGGCAGCCGGTGCACCCAGAGCAGGGTGTAGAGGTCGAAGGCCAGCATCAGACAGATCACCGCGCCGGTGATCAGCCCCGCGAGTCGCGCGGGCCACATCCCGGCCTGCCCCCAGGCCGGCTGGGGCAGCCGCCAGCCCCGGAGGGCCGACCAGGAGGCCAGCAGCAGTACCGGCGCGGCAAGGTGGAGTGTGCTGTCCAGAATGGCATTTTGCAGACCCCAATAATTTTCATCGCGCATTGTGCCGAGAAACTTCGGCACAAACAGGGCAGCAAGGGACCTGAAGGGATATGCAAGGAGCGATTCCCGGCCCAACCGATCAAAAAAGGTGGCGCTGTTGACCAGATATTCCAGAAACGGCGCCAACTGCGCCGCGCACAGGGCCAGCGCGATGGTCCACAGCGCCGCGCAGGCAAGCACGGGCCCCAGTACCGGCCCCCCGCCGCACAGCACCGAAA includes these proteins:
- a CDS encoding bifunctional methionine sulfoxide reductase B/A protein; the encoded protein is MNPLTPEEEYVIVHKGTERPFSGKFEKHKEKGTYTCRRCNAPLYRSESKFDSGCGWPSFDDEIPGAVLRLPDRDGMRTEIVCAKCGGHLGHVFLGERLTPKNTRHCVNSVSMGFVPDPSPAAAVQPGAVQPATERAVFAGGCFWGVEYHFRRVKGVLSTRVGYTGGTTKNPTYEQVCRGGTGHAEAMEVVFDPSQTDYETLARLFFETHDPTQLNRQGPDIGDQYRSAVYYASEAQKAVAEKLIGLLRAKGLNVVTELRPADTFWPAEDYHQQYYDKKGAQPYCHIYTRRF
- the hydE gene encoding [FeFe] hydrogenase H-cluster radical SAM maturase HydE — encoded protein: MPFDSLTLPEIEQWLREEDPARLEGLWAAADAARLSHVGEAVHLRGLIEISNHCCRMCGYCGLRAANTGLERYRMSRDEILACARESREFGYGTVVMQAGEDYGITRDWLTDVIRAVKAETGQAVTLSLGERPDGDLVAWREAGADRYLLRFETSDARLYTMIHPPGPGRALSDRIAMLRRLRELGYEIGSGVMVGIPGQTWAMLARDLDTFRGMDMDMIGIGPYLSHPATPLARNLPVDGAAAVLPMPAPAGEQVPNSEAVTYRAVALTRLLCPESNIPSTTALATLNLARGRELGLQRGANVVMPNLTPPEYRRLYEIYPAKACLSETGRECHACMKGRIRSIGRVPGTGHGGRGRAGN
- the hydF gene encoding [FeFe] hydrogenase H-cluster maturation GTPase HydF, translated to MQSAPKSMRLHIGIFGRRNAGKSSLLNAITRQQVSIVSEHAGTTTDPVEKPMELLPLGPVLFIDTAGIDDLGALGALRVEKTRAVLDRTDLGVIVAAAGEWGDFEEELLGELVRRGLPAVAVFNKTDIAPPEAALADALTARGVRVVRTAASTGAGILDFRQALLDGAPADFIETPAIVADLVGPGEMAVLVVPIDKEAPKGRLILPQVQSIRDLLDGDACCLVVKERELRDALDRLKRPPKLVITDSQAFLKVAADTPPDVPMTSFSILFARYRGDLVTQSVGAAAIGGLKPGDKILIAESCSHHPIADDIGRVKIPRWLTQYVGGKLEIDHVQGHDFPANLSDYALVVHCGACTTNRRAMLGRILRCRQAGVPVTNYGLAIAYSLGIFERALAPFPAALDAYRAAAAGTKNG
- a CDS encoding aspartate ammonia-lyase — translated: MPEIPTHTETHPSRREADLLGARDVPAEALYGVHTLRARENFPLAGRPMHPELFRAYGSVKLACAQTNRELGCWAENPAKAEALCRACGEMASGLLDEWNVTDALQGGAGTSANLNVNEVLANRALEILGEPFGSYGTVSPLDDVNLHQSTNDTYPTALRLAAIRGLRTLEAALVALQEAFQAKEQAFAHVVKLGRTECQDAVPVTLGRGMGAYAEAFARDRWRVYKCEERLRVVNLGGTAIGTGHAAPRQFIFRAVEALREITGIGFARAENLVEATQNADVFAEVSGILKACAVSLLKTCGDLRLLSSGPDAGFGELRLPRMQAGSSIMPGKVNPVIPEAVSQAAMRVMGHDQVIALAASQGSLELNPFLPLIADCLLDSLDLLARACTLLRARCVEGMEADEARCRAHVDTASAAATALVPVLGYEAASAIAKEAAATGQRVRDLVLKKGLMTPEAFDALLTPEAVCRLGMPDGFRFSGGHGDEHAERA
- a CDS encoding NTP transferase domain-containing protein, which translates into the protein MKAVIMAAGKSTRTYPLTLTRPKPLLPVMGKPVFARQLESLAGLVDGIVAVVGYRSDMIRGAFGSEFMGLPISYVEQTEQRGTGHAVLQCAGLLDGPFLVMNGDDLYDASDLARLASRENAALAMEVPDPRLYGIYETDEADRVVRLVEKPREVFSNLANIGAYSLTPEVFGVLRDTAPSERGEIELTSAVQTLAGRGAFHVVRARGYWLPIGYPWHLLDAARWFLDRCLESIVEGEASDRATVTGPVYIGPGTVVRPGAVIDGPAWIGRDCRIGPNCWIRPYSILCDGAVVGQGSEIKASILMEGAAAPHKNYVGDSILGAHCNLGCGTVTANLRHDLGNVRSMVGGKLVDTGRQKLGAIVGDNAHTGVNTSILPGRKLWPGTTTRPGAVVDRDITE
- a CDS encoding YfhO family protein, which translates into the protein MGNGGLGNGQRRDLSALCLLAGLLVLGTAAVFPGVFLRGELIGPADVLYEMSPWSELAPTEWRGNPHSLMLDIYAFFSQTYHNVAEAFHRGEWPLWNPYQFCGMPVLANFQSSVFYPPRLLLFLLDLPAAMTFFVLLKIWLCGFTAYACGRGLGLPVRGGLFFGLAWALCGYNTAWANWPLTDVAAWFPLLFLGVEWILGGRYRLGVAVGVVGAAMMLLVGHPETMFTFSIGLGLYFAVRLGVSVLCGGGPVLGPVLACAALWTIALALCAAQLAPFLEYLVNSATFFDRLGRESLLAYPFRSLAALFVPKFLGTMRDENYWGLQNAILDSTLHLAAPVLLLASWSALRGWRLPQPAWGQAGMWPARLAGLITGAVICLMLAFDLYTLLWVHRLPFFSSTIRAYYAAFPLFALSLAGAYGFARWTEGRRDWRDFLAMAPLVLVGAGLTAGLYLFNQRVLQAQGHADFVVRQMFISLGLLAAAHAVLALQCRHNPGRTAPVLIVLATLAGMLWGQWGMNPTARREDFFPRTELTGYLQAKGLPCRVGVNEGCIPSGMFNIYDIQDALGYDGLYPGRYWRVTRALRTEIWNVFEPAVATQYYLHNHRYPPIIPEQAFARLEREARIGNIDVMRNPRALPHARLVGAVEVIPPAEAAFERLKDPSFNPADTVILEWAPAGGAPAPFPEIPGTVTVTDYGCNHVRLEADARAEAMLVLADAYFPGWEARVNGERAEVIPAYHCFRAVKVPAGKSGVVFEYRPKSLRFGLAVSAAALLLCGAWALRELRRRRRATP